One Setaria viridis chromosome 3, Setaria_viridis_v4.0, whole genome shotgun sequence DNA window includes the following coding sequences:
- the LOC117848207 gene encoding uncharacterized protein isoform X1 produces the protein MASAVERRREEHTRRSRSPAGDRERRGTPPRRRSPSERRKSSPARARSPHAKPGASHRDRERSPPKEKAKERARSPRSPAKASLSHKEKDRSPPRERAKDQRVRSPKHAREQSRSSSPARRRGSRSPSPRTKRLRRGQGEREATQVTDSDRRKSSHREERDTGRHREPDEGRDTSRDRKVEREAAQVTNGDRRKSSHREERESGGKHREHDEGRDASRDRKAEREDAKGTAKDKKSDRDDGKDHSRDRRAGRDDRSGASKETLSSRDDDRQDSRGGRLDRDDWKAASSREQRVDRSDKRDSTREKLSDWEESNGGSGRSSRRGRSASPDEHRHRGRHESHPSPRVPRSGTRTEDINSRGGEASRSGDPDALARMNSTAEALEAKEKQKPSFELSGKLAEETNRVAGVNLLYTEPQEARMSEIRWRLYVFKGGEPLNEPLYVHRLTCYLFGRERKVADIPTDHPSCSKQHAVLQYRLVEKEQPDGMMAKKVRPYLMDLDSTNGTFINENRIEPRRYYELFEKDTIKFGNSSREYVLLHENSTG, from the exons ATGGCTTCGGCGGTGgagaggcggagggaggagcACACCAGGAGATCGCGTTCCCCGGCCGGAGACAGGGAGCGGAGGGGCACGCCGCCACGCAGGCGGAGCCCCTCTGAGCGGAGGAAGAGTTCGCCGGCTAGGGCACGGTCCCCTCATGCGAAGCCAGGCGCGTCGCACAGGGACAGGGAGAGGTCGCCTCCGAAAGAGAAGGCGAAGGAGCGTGCAAGGTCGCCGCGGTCTCCTGCGAAGGCCAGCCTGTCGCACAAGGAGAAGGATAGGTCGCCTCCGAGGGAGAGGGCGAAGGACCAGCGGGTCAGGTCGCCGAAACACGCGCGGGAGCAGTCACGATCATCGTCGCCTGCCAGGAGGCGCGGCTCTAGGTCGCCATCGCCGCGCACCAAGAGGCTGAGGAGAGGCCAGGGTGAGCGGGAGGCCACCCAGGTAACTGACAGTGATCGCCGGAAGTCCAGTCATAGGGAGGAGCGGGACACAGGGAGGCACAGGGAGCCTGATGAGGGGAGGGATACTTCGAGGGACAGGAAGGTGGAGCGGGAGGCAGCGCAGGTAACCAATGGTGACCGCCGCAAGTCCTCTCATAGGGAAGAGAGGGAATCTGGAGGCAAGCACAGGGAGCATGATGAAGGGAGGGATGCATCTAGGGATAGGAAGGCAGAGCGGGAAGATGCCAAAGGTACTGCAAAAGATAAGAAGTCTGATCGAGATGATGGAAAGGATCATTCAAGAGATAGAAGGGCTGGAAGGGATGATAGGTCTGGTGCTTCAAAGGAGACATTATCGAGCCGGGATGATGATAGGCAGGATTCAAGAGGTGGAAGGCTTGATCGCGATGACTGGAAAGCTGCTTCTTCAAGGGAGCAAAGGGTGGACCGTAGTGACAAAAGGGATTCAACCAGAGAGAAACTGTCAGATTGGGAGGAGAGCAATGGAGGATCAGGAAGGTCATCTAGGCGTGGTCGATCAGCATCTCCAGATGAGCACAGGCATCGGGGCAGGCATGAATCCCATCCATCACCAAGGGTGCCCAGAAGTGGAACACGTACTGAG GATATCAACTCTAGAGGAGGTGAAGCATCCAG GAGTGGAGATCCTGATGCTTTGGCAAGAATGAACTCTACCGCAGAAGCTCttgaagcaaaagaaaag CAAAAGCCATCCTTTGAGTTGTCTGGAAAGCTTGCTGAGGAGACCAACAGAGTTGCAG GTGTAAATCTATTATATACAGAGCCCCAAGAGGCTCGCATGTCAGAGATTAGATGGAGGCTCTATGTGTTTAAGGGTGGAGAACCACTGAATG AACCACTGTATGTTCATCGGTTGACCTGCTACCTTTTTGGAAGAGAAAGGAAAGTTGCAGACATCCCCACAGATCATCCCTCCTGCAGCAAGCAGCATGCAGTTCTTCAATATAG ACTTGTGGAGAAGGAGCAACCAGATGGCATGATGGCAAAGAAAGTGAG GCCTTATCTGATGGATCTTGATAGTACAAATGGGACTTTCATTAAT GAAAATCGCATTGAACCTCGTCGCTATTATGAACTATTTGAAAAAGACACAATCAAGTTTGGCAATAGTAG CCGGGAATACGTTTTACTCCATGAAAATTCAACAGGATGA
- the LOC117848207 gene encoding uncharacterized protein isoform X2, producing MASAVERRREEHTRRSRSPAGDRERRGTPPRRRSPSERRKSSPARARSPHAKPGASHRDRERSPPKEKAKERARSPRSPAKASLSHKEKDRSPPRERAKDQRVRSPKHAREQSRSSSPARRRGSRSPSPRTKRLRRGQGEREATQVTDSDRRKSSHREERDTGRHREPDEGRDTSRDRKVEREAAQVTNGDRRKSSHREERESGGKHREHDEGRDASRDRKAEREDAKGTAKDKKSDRDDGKDHSRDRRAGRDDRSGASKETLSSRDDDRQDSRGGRLDRDDWKAASSREQRVDRSDKRDSTREKLSDWEESNGGSGRSSRRGRSASPDEHRHRGRHESHPSPRVPRSGTRTEDINSRGGEASRSGDPDALARMNSTAEALEAKEKQKPSFELSGKLAEETNRVAEPLYVHRLTCYLFGRERKVADIPTDHPSCSKQHAVLQYRLVEKEQPDGMMAKKVRPYLMDLDSTNGTFINENRIEPRRYYELFEKDTIKFGNSSREYVLLHENSTG from the exons ATGGCTTCGGCGGTGgagaggcggagggaggagcACACCAGGAGATCGCGTTCCCCGGCCGGAGACAGGGAGCGGAGGGGCACGCCGCCACGCAGGCGGAGCCCCTCTGAGCGGAGGAAGAGTTCGCCGGCTAGGGCACGGTCCCCTCATGCGAAGCCAGGCGCGTCGCACAGGGACAGGGAGAGGTCGCCTCCGAAAGAGAAGGCGAAGGAGCGTGCAAGGTCGCCGCGGTCTCCTGCGAAGGCCAGCCTGTCGCACAAGGAGAAGGATAGGTCGCCTCCGAGGGAGAGGGCGAAGGACCAGCGGGTCAGGTCGCCGAAACACGCGCGGGAGCAGTCACGATCATCGTCGCCTGCCAGGAGGCGCGGCTCTAGGTCGCCATCGCCGCGCACCAAGAGGCTGAGGAGAGGCCAGGGTGAGCGGGAGGCCACCCAGGTAACTGACAGTGATCGCCGGAAGTCCAGTCATAGGGAGGAGCGGGACACAGGGAGGCACAGGGAGCCTGATGAGGGGAGGGATACTTCGAGGGACAGGAAGGTGGAGCGGGAGGCAGCGCAGGTAACCAATGGTGACCGCCGCAAGTCCTCTCATAGGGAAGAGAGGGAATCTGGAGGCAAGCACAGGGAGCATGATGAAGGGAGGGATGCATCTAGGGATAGGAAGGCAGAGCGGGAAGATGCCAAAGGTACTGCAAAAGATAAGAAGTCTGATCGAGATGATGGAAAGGATCATTCAAGAGATAGAAGGGCTGGAAGGGATGATAGGTCTGGTGCTTCAAAGGAGACATTATCGAGCCGGGATGATGATAGGCAGGATTCAAGAGGTGGAAGGCTTGATCGCGATGACTGGAAAGCTGCTTCTTCAAGGGAGCAAAGGGTGGACCGTAGTGACAAAAGGGATTCAACCAGAGAGAAACTGTCAGATTGGGAGGAGAGCAATGGAGGATCAGGAAGGTCATCTAGGCGTGGTCGATCAGCATCTCCAGATGAGCACAGGCATCGGGGCAGGCATGAATCCCATCCATCACCAAGGGTGCCCAGAAGTGGAACACGTACTGAG GATATCAACTCTAGAGGAGGTGAAGCATCCAG GAGTGGAGATCCTGATGCTTTGGCAAGAATGAACTCTACCGCAGAAGCTCttgaagcaaaagaaaag CAAAAGCCATCCTTTGAGTTGTCTGGAAAGCTTGCTGAGGAGACCAACAGAGTTGCAG AACCACTGTATGTTCATCGGTTGACCTGCTACCTTTTTGGAAGAGAAAGGAAAGTTGCAGACATCCCCACAGATCATCCCTCCTGCAGCAAGCAGCATGCAGTTCTTCAATATAG ACTTGTGGAGAAGGAGCAACCAGATGGCATGATGGCAAAGAAAGTGAG GCCTTATCTGATGGATCTTGATAGTACAAATGGGACTTTCATTAAT GAAAATCGCATTGAACCTCGTCGCTATTATGAACTATTTGAAAAAGACACAATCAAGTTTGGCAATAGTAG CCGGGAATACGTTTTACTCCATGAAAATTCAACAGGATGA
- the LOC117848209 gene encoding malate dehydrogenase, chloroplastic: MASTVTSSASTQAGLIQKPRNHGVTRYSGLKTSSSSVSFGLESSFLGRNASLRASVASRIVPKATSGSQISPQASYKVAVLGAAGGIGQPLGLLIKMSPLVSELHLYDIANVKGVAADLSHCNTPAQVLDFTGPSELANCLKGVDVVVIPAGVPRKPGMTRDDLFNINASIVKSLVEAVADNCPNAFIHIISNPVNSTVPIAAEVLKQKGVYNPKKLFGVTTLDVVRANTFVAQKKNLKLIDVDIPVVGGHAGITILPLLSKMRPSVTFTKEEIEELTKRIQNAGTEVVEAKAGAGSATLSMAYAAARFVESSLRALAGDPDVYECTFIQSEVTDLPFFASRVKLGKNGVESVVSADLEGVTEYEAKALEALKAELKGSIEKGIAFANKQQEAAASV, from the coding sequence ATGGCATCAACTGTTACCAGCTCAGCTAGCACTCAGGCTGGGCTGATCCAAAAGCCAAGGAACCATGGTGTCACAAGGTACTCTGGTTTAAAGACATCATCTTCATCTGTTAGCTTTGGATTGGAGTCGTCGTTCCTGGGAAGGAATGCATCCCTCCGTGCATCTGTCGCTTCAAGGATTGTGCCGAAAGCGACATCTGGATCTCAGATATCTCCCCAGGCATCTTACAAAGTGGCCGTACTTGGTGCTGCTGGTGGGATTGGACAACCCCTAGGCCTTTTGATCAAGATGTCTCCTCTTGTGTCAGAGCTGCATCTGTACGATATTGCAAATGTCAAGGGTGTTGCTGCGGATCTCAGCCATTGCAACACACCTGCTCAGGTTCTGGACTTCACTGGCCCCTCCGAATTGGCAAATTGCTTGAAAGGCGTGGATGTTGTTGTCATCCCTGCCGGAGTTCCAAGGAAGCCAGGCATGACTCGTGATGACCTCTTTAACATCAACGCGAGCATAGTCAAGTCACTTGTTGAGGCTGTTGCAGACAATTGCCCAAACGCGTTCATCCATATCATCAGCAACCCAGTGAACTCCACAGTGCCGATTGCTGCTGAGGTTCTGAAGCAGAAGGGTGTCTACAACCCCAAGAAACTTTTTGGAGTTACCACCCTGGATGTTGTCAGGGCCAACACATTTGTGGCACAGAAGAAGAACCTCAAGCTCATTGATGTCGACATCCCAGTTGTCGGCGGTCATGCTGGGATCACTATATTGCCGTTATTGTCCAAGATGAGGCCATCTGTTACCTTCACAAAAGAGGAAATTGAGGAGCTGACAAAGAGGATACAGAATGCCGGGacagaggtggtggaggccaAGGCTGGTGCAGGGTCTGCTACCCTGTCCATGGCCTATGCTGCTGCCAGATTTGTTGAGTCGTCTCTCCGTGCACTGGCTGGCGATCCAGATGTCTATGAGTGCACATTTATCCAGTCTGAGGTTACTGATCTGCCATTCTTTGCATCAAGAGTCAAGTTGGGGAAGAATGGTGTTGAATCTGTTGTTTCCGCTGACCTCGAGGGAGTGACTGAGTACGAGGCTAAGGCGCTTGAGGCGCTGAAGGCTGAGCTGAAGGGAAGCATTGAGAAGGGCATTGCTTTTGCGAACAAACAGCAAGAAGCAGCTGCGTCTGTTTGA
- the LOC140222380 gene encoding large ribosomal subunit protein eL29z-like, producing MAKSKNHTAHNQSYKAHKNGIKKPKRNRQTSTKGMDPKFLRNLRYSRKNNKKSGEAEAEE from the exons ATGGCCAAGTCGAAGAACCACACGGCGCACAACCAGTCGTACAAGGCGCACAAGAACGGCATCAAGAAGCCCAAGCGCAACCGCCAGACCTCCACCAAGGGG ATGGACCCAAAGTTCCTGAGGAACCTGAGGTACTCAAGGAAGAACAACAAGAAGAGCGGCGAGGCTGAGGCTGAGGAGTAA
- the LOC117850290 gene encoding putative receptor protein kinase ZmPK1 has product MLIPAPKLIPPMQPAMSAQLLALLLSTLMLSSPPLIGAAARDTLRRKSSIAVEDHDTHTLRSPDGTFSCGFHRVYKDAFTFSVWYTDDEAAVVWSANRGTPVHAWGAAATLRKDGAMVLTDYDGTVVWQADAKSAEYAQLLDTGNLVLKNSSGDVVWQSFDSPTDTFLPTQRITDASKLVSTTDQLHVPGHYTFRFSDQSMLSLIYDNANMTSVYWPDPDFMYYENNRNLYNSTRIASLDDSGEIFSSDFAKSSRVRYASDTGAGIKRRLKLDYDGNVRLYSLNNSDKKWTVSWIAEFQPCMTHGLCGPYGICHYSPAPTCSCPPGYKMRNPGNWTQGCMPIFDISCQGEQNLTFLELRNTDYWGSDQQRIEKVSREICQNVCRDDCTCKGFQYQEGNGTCYPKSLLFNGRSFPTPTVRTMYIKLPSSLDTSKLQIPQSNVLDSAPRKPVCGPISTIFTEQNPSYLHKPSQEEPKWFYFYGFIGAFFIIEVFFFTFAWFFVLRRELKSSQVWAAEEGYKMMTNHFRMYSYRELAKATEKFAHELGWGGTGVAYKGILDDDRLVVVKKLGNIRHSREEFNDELHVIARINHMNLVRIYGFCSERSHRMLVLEYAEKGSLAHILFKSKISLEWNQRFNIALGVAKGLAYLHHECLEWIIHCNLKPENILLDQDLEPKITDFGLAKLVNRSGDNQNVTRARGTIGYIAPEWISGLPITAKVDVYSYGVVLLELVSGTRVFDLVKGEDEKVHVMLKKFIKMLSYRLDREEPFWIAEFVDFRLGGEFDYSQAKALIKLSVSCLEEERKKRPTMESVVESLSVDLAATANH; this is encoded by the coding sequence ATGCTCATCCCAGCTCCGAAGCTCATACCACCCATGCAGCCGGCCATGTCCGCTCAGCTcctcgctctcctcctctccaccttgATGCTTTCCTCTCCACCCCTGATCGGCGCCGCAGCTCGCGACACCCTGCGCCGGAAATCCTCGATCGCCGTCGAGGACCACGACACTCATACCCTCCGGTCACCGGACGGCACATTCTCCTGCGGCTTCCACCGCGTCTACAAAGACGCCTTCACCTTCTCGGTATGGTACaccgacgacgaggcggccgtgGTCTGGAGCGCCAACCGCGGCACCCCCGTGCACGCctggggcgccgccgccaccctgcgCAAGGACGGCGCCATGGTGCTCACCGACTACGACGGCACGGTGGTGTGGCAGGCCGACGCCAAGTCCGCCGAGTACGCCCAGCTGCTGGACACTGGCAACCTCGTCCTCAAGAACTCCAGCGGCGACGTCGTCTGGCAGAGCTTCGACTCGCCGACCGACACGTTCCTCCCCACGCAGCGCATCACCGACGCGTCCAAGTTAGTCTCCACCACTGATCAGTTGCATGTTCCCGGCCACTACACCTTCCGTTTCAGCGACCAGTCGATGCTGTCGCTCATATACGATAATGCCAACATGACCAGCGTGTACTGGCCAGATCCTGATTTCATGTACTACGAGAACAACAGAAACTTGTACAACAGTACTAGAATAGCAAGCCTTGATGACTCCGGGGAGATCTTTTCGAGCGACTTTGCTAAGAGTAGTCGTGTGCGTTATGCCTCTGATACGGGCGCTGGGATTAAGAGGAGGCTTAAATTGGATTATGATGGGAATGTTAGGCTCTACAGCTTGAATAATTCAGACAAAAAATGGACAGTTTCATGGATTGCTGAATTCCAACCATGCATGACTCATGGGTTGTGCGGCCCCTATGGAATCTGCCACTACTCGCCCGCACCGACATGTTCTTGCCCGCCTGGCTATAAGATGAGGAACCCAGGTAACTGGACACAAGGTTGCATGCCTATTTTTGATATATCATGCCAAGGGGAACAAAATTTGACTTTTTTGGAACTTCGAAACACTGATTACTGGGGATCTGATCAGCAACGTATTGAAAAAGTGTCAAGAGAAATCTGTCAGAACGTTTGCAGAGATGACTGCACCTGCAAGGGGTTTCAGTATCAGGAAGGAAATGGTACGTGCTATCCAAAATCTCTTCTCTTCAATGGAAGGTCTTTCCCAACGCCCACTGTGCGCACAATGTACATCAAACTCCCATCAAGTTTGGACACATCAAAACTTCAGATTCCGCAGTCCAATGTGCTTGATTCTGCACCACGTAAGCCTGTATGTGGTCCTATAAGCACAATATTCACGGAACAAAATCCCAGTTACTTACATAAGCCTAGTCAGGAGGAGCCAAAATGGTTCTACTTCTATGGGTTTATTGGTGCATTCTTCATTattgaagttttctttttcacatTTGCATGGTTCTTTGTCTTGAGGAGGGAATTGAAGTCATCACAAGTATGGGCAGCTGAGGAAGGCTACAAGATGATGACCAATCATTTCCGAATGTATAGCTACAGAGAGCTGGCTAAGGCAACTGAAAAATTTGCACATGAGCTTGGATGGGGAGGTACAGGGGTTGCCTATAAAGGCATATTAGACGATGACCGACTGGTGGTTGTAAAAAAGCTGGGAAATATAAGGCACAGCAGAGAAGAATTCAATGATGAGTTGCATGTTATTGCGAGGATCAACCATATGAACCTAGTAAGAATATATGGGTTTTGTTCAGAAAGATCCCACAGGATGTTAGTCCTCGAGTACGCTGAGAAAGGATCGTTGGCACACATATTGTTCAAAAGTAAAATCTCTTTAGAATGGAATCAGAGATTCAACATTGCCTTAGGTGTTGCAAAGGGACTGGCCTATCTTCACCACGAGTGCCTAGAGTGGATCATTCACTGCAACCTGAAGCCTGAGAACATTTTATTGGACCAGGATCTGGAGCCTAAGATCACTGACTTTGGGTTGGCAAAGTTGGTCAACAGATCTGGGGATAATCAAAATGTAACACGAGCACGAGGAACCATAGGTTACATTGCTCCAGAGTGGATATCTGGTTTACCGATAACTGCCAAGGTCGACGTGTACAGCTATGGAGTTGTGCTTCTCGAACTGGTGTCAGGAACACGGGTTTTTGATTTGGTCAAAGGTGAAGATGAGAAGGTGCATGTGATGCTGAAGAAGTTCATCAAGATGCTTTCCTACAGATTGGACAGGGAGGAACCCTTTTGGATAGCAGAGTTTGTGGATTTCAGACTGGGTGGTGAATTCGACTACTCGCAAGCAAAAGCTTTGATCAAGTTGTCTGTCTCGTGCTTggaggaagagaggaagaaaaggCCAACGATGGAATCGGTAGTGGAGAGCCTTTCAGTTGATTTAGCTGCAACTGCAAATCACTGA
- the LOC117849507 gene encoding uncharacterized protein, translating to MLHAARRRPPPPLPAALAAAFFASKPHPPLPPPAPQIVDAAVSRCPSDALALSFFLWCARRPGYFHPPSSFDRLLPAAARLASRLGTAPALLRELQGLGCPIKPQTFLLLLRLYWRGGLYLLVLDLFEQMPLWGFQPNAFARNVILDVQLRTGHFAESERCFQDNLLPNYLSFAIMLTHLCRAGNWSRARHYFTEMLQKGFLPGSASLTAVFACCSKVGTMSELRRLLSFAHVSGCQLTSAMWTCMIARLCREGRLDDAYRILAKMVGSGSPPTVITYTPLLKGFLRAGMHDLASELLGSMVSAGCSPDIVMYNVLMDCMVKARRYDDALDIYMQIHGRQIQPDAYTLSSLVRVLQLSSYERLLPRIPSLIRHSDTSYDLVVCNSVLSALCKSGFPTDAIQFYFDMIEKNIRPDSYTYVSLLHSLCQLEMVNHAINFYRSTAMRDPESNSYVHATILCILVRQGRNLMALRILREAVRENCALDAVCYTTVLHGLFQARLVEEACRLFDQMKQLGMASNTCTYNVMLRGLCRTRDICAVKQLLTEMELADVEMDSISFNTVVVFLIKSRLIDSAAAMIREMLNLGMKPSAKTSSLLSQSVGYKFVLEDNTTTTVESDGSDSSSDLLVCSAS from the coding sequence ATGCTCCACGCCGCGcgcaggcggccgccgccgccgctccctgccgcgctcgccgccgccttcttcgccTCCAAGCCCCaccctccgctgccgccgccagcgccgcagatcgtcgacgccgccgtctCCCGCTGCCCCTCAGACGCCCTCgctctctccttcttcctctggtgCGCCCGCCGCCCAGGCTACTTCCACCCGCCTTCCTCATtcgaccgcctcctccccgccgccgcccgtctcGCCTCCCGGCTCGGCACCGCCCCTGCCCTGCTCCGCGAGCTCCAGGGCCTCGGCTGCCCCATCAAGCCCCAGAcgttcctcctcctgctcagGCTCTACTGGCGCGGGGGTCTCTACCTGCTCGTGCTCGACCTGTTCGAGCAAATGCCGCTCTGGGGGTTCCAACCCAACGCCTTCGCGCGCAACGTCATCCTCGACGTCCAGCTAAGGACAGGCCATTTCGCCGAGTCAGAGCGCTGTTTCCAGGACAACCTTTTGCCCAATTACCTCTCCTTTGCCATCATGCTCACTCATCTCTGCAGAGCCGGGAACTGGTCAAGGGCGCGGCATTATTTCACAGAGATGCTTCAGAAGGGGTTTCTCCCAGGCTCTGCTTCTCTCACGGCGGTTTTTGCTTGCTGCAGTAAGGTTGGGACCATGTCTGAGCTTCGGCGGCTACTGTCTTTCGCGCATGTTTCTGGTTGCCAGCTCACCTCAGCCATGTGGACATGCATGATTGCTCGTCTGTGTCGCGAGGGGAGACTAGACGATGCTTATAGGATTCTGGCAAAGATGGTGGGTTCTGGTTCTCCTCCCACGGTGATCACTTACACACCCCTGCTCAAAGGTTTCTTGCGAGCTGGGATGCACGACCTGGCCAGCGAGCTTCTGGGATCCATGGTGTCTGCTGGCTGCAGCCCAGACATTGTTATGTACAACGTTCTGATGGACTGCATGGTCAAGGCAAGGAGATATGATGACGCCCTGGACATTTACATGCAAATTCATGGGAGACAGATACAGCCAGATGCTTACACTTTATCTAGTTTAGTTCGGGTCTTACAATTGTCATCTTATGAAAGGCTTCTTCCCAGGATTCCTAGCTTGATTCGGCACTCAGATACTTCTTATGATCTTGTGGTCTGCAATTCAGTGCTGAGTGCTTTATGCAAGTCAGGTTTTCCAACAGATGCCATCCAGTTCTACTTTGATATGATTGAAAAGAACATCAGGCCAGACAGCTACACTTACGTCAGTTTATTGCATAGCCTTTGCCAATTGGAAATGGTAAACCATGCAATCAATTTCTACCGCAGTACTGCTATGAGAGATCCTGAATCAAATTCATATGTCCATGCAACCATCCTCTGTATCCTTGTTAGACAGGGCCGGAACCTTATGGCCTTAAGAATTTTGAGGGAGGCTGTACGTGAAAATTGTGCTCTTGATGCTGTGTGCTACACTACTGTTTTACATGGTCTTTTCCAAGCTCGTCTGGTGGAAGAGGCCTGCAGGCTATTTGACCAGATGAAACAATTAGGAATGGCATCCAACACTTGTACATACAACGTAATGCTTCGTGGACTTTGTAGGACCAGGGATATTTGTGCTGTCAAACAGTTGCTAACAGAAATGGAACTTGCTGATGTTGAGATGGACAGCATATCATTCAACACCGTAGTTGTGTTCTTAATTAAATCAAGGCTTATTGACTCAGCTGCTGCAATGATCAGAGAAATGCTGAATCTAGGCATGAAACCTAGTGCCAAAACTTCCTCATTACTTTCTCAGTCTGTTGGCTATAAATTTGTTCTGGAGGATAATACCACAACCACAGTTGAAAGTGATGGTTCTGATTCATCCAGTGATCTCCTTGTATGCTCAGCTTCATAG